A genomic region of Anas acuta chromosome 1, bAnaAcu1.1, whole genome shotgun sequence contains the following coding sequences:
- the OTC gene encoding ornithine transcarbamylase, mitochondrial, with protein sequence MLFNLRSFFHIKKLAWNNKHLLRHFWRGPPAQMNVSLKGRDLLTLQNYTADELKHLLWMASDLKHRIKHKGEYLPLMQGKALAMIFEKRSTRTRLSAETGFALLGGHPSFLTTQDIHLGINESLTDTARVLSSMTNAILARVYKHNDLDLMTKEATIPVINGLSDLYHPLQILADYLTLQEHYGGLNGLTITWIGDGNNVLHSIMTSAAKLGMHLHIATPKGFEPDLRIMKITEQYSKEYGTKLLLTTDPLEAANGANVLVTDTWISMGQEEEKEPRLKAFQGYQITMQTVKSAAPNWTFLHCLPRKPEEVDDEVFYSPRSLVFQEAENRKWTIMV encoded by the exons ATGCTTTTTAATTTGAGGAGCtttttccatattaaaaaattaGCATGGAACAACAAGCATCTGCTGCGACATTTTTG GCGTGGGCCACCAGCTCAAATGAATGTAAGCCTGAAAGGTCGCGACCTCCTTACTCTACAGAACTACACAGCTGATGAACTGAAGCATTTGCTGTGGATGGCTTCAGATTTGAAACACAGGATAAAGCACAAAGGAGAG TACTTACCTTTAATGCAAGGAAAAGCTTTGGCCATGATTTTTGAGAAGAGAAGTACAAGAACGAGATTATCTGCAGAAACAG GATTTGCTCTCCTCGGAGgacatccttccttccttacaACACAAGACATTCATCTGGGCATTAACGAGAGTCTCACAGATACTGCAAG GGTGCTGTCCAGTATGACAAATGCAATCTTGGCTCGAGTTTATAAGCATAATGATCTGGACCTAATGACGAAAGAAGCCACAATCCCAGTAATCAATGGATTGTCTGATTTATATCATCCTCTACAGATTTTAGCTGATTACCTAACTCTTCAG GAGCACTACGGTGGTCTGAACGGGCTCACCATCACCTGGATCGGGGATGGAAACAATGTCCTCCACTCCATCATGACGAGCGCTGCGAAGCTGGGAATGCATCTGCATATTGCAACGCCCAAG GGCTTTGAACCAGACCTgagaataatgaaaataactgAACAGTACTCCAAAGAG TATGGTACCAAGTTGCTTCTCACAACAGATCCGTTGGAGGCTGCAAATGGTGCCAATGTCTTAGTTACAGATACATGGATAAGCATGGgacaagaagaggaaaaggaaccAAGACTGAAGGCATTTCAAGGTTATCAGATTACAATGCAG ACTGTGAAATCTGCTGCTCCCAACTGGACATTTTTACATTGTTTACCAAGAAAACCTGAAGAAGTTGATGATGAAGTATTTTATTCTCCAAGATCATTGGTTTTCCAggaggcagaaaacagaaaatggacaATTATGgtataa